A window of Panicum virgatum strain AP13 chromosome 8K, P.virgatum_v5, whole genome shotgun sequence contains these coding sequences:
- the LOC120646002 gene encoding scarecrow-like protein 34: MKPDVFVQGIINGSYGTFFLSRFREALFYHSAMFDMLDATMPRESRLRLVLERGIFGWVALNAIACEGEDRVERGETYKQWQIRNRRAGLRQLPLNRDSVNMVRNMVKNQYHKDFVIEEDQQ; the protein is encoded by the coding sequence ATGAAGCCTGACGTCTTCGTCCAAGGCATCATCAATGGTTCATATGGAACCTTCTTCTTGTCTCGGTTCCGAGAGGCCCTCTTTTACCACTCCGCAATGTTTGACATGCTTGATGCAACTATGCCACGTGAGAGCCGGCTGCGGTTGGTGCTTGAACGGGGTATCTTTGGTTGGGTTGCCTTGAATGCCATTGCGTGTGAGGGTGAGGACCGGGTGGAGCGTGGTGAGACATATAAGCAGTGGCAGATCAGAAACCGACGGGCTGGTCTAAGGCAACTTCCGTTAAATAGAGACTCCGTCAATATGGTGAGGAACATGGTCAAGAATCAGTACCACAAGGACTTTGTTATCGAGGAGGATCAGCAATGA
- the LOC120645313 gene encoding scarecrow-like protein 14 encodes MAAAPEPFSPSVFLDLPPTPPRPDVDGEDPAALPDDLVLPYISRMLMEEDMDDDEFLYQYPDHPALLQAQESYAQILSDAAATNTNGSSGTFTLSPSSSHLPVLANATWPYDPLELTQLLAAGGATANAVCLPRSGEASQSRVDMDMLNQAFLKGMEEANKLLPTSNSLFISMENHVTATGQVKKKNKNGAVDGMLLFQGSGNGRGRKNSRREGDDLEGRSSKLMVPEPEETGEMVDKMVFDGYMMCLDNMKSMRITMAGGTKANGSADGAVDLSTLLLHCAQAVSMDDHGSAAQLLRRIKQHSSPRGDANQRLAYCFAEGLEARLAGTGSQLHRSLVAKRTSAVEFLRAYQLYLAVSCFKMTAYRFSNMTISKAIARKKKLHIVDYGVQYGCQWPSLLDFLAKTKDGLPEVRMTCIGLPEPGFRPAARIEETGRRLSNFATQCGLPFKFQSIAAKWETICARDLRVEPDEVLVVNCITHFQNLMDEGADICSPSPRDVVLKNIQEMQPDVFILAVVNGSYNAPFFITRFREALFYYSAMFDMLDATAPRDSEQRLVVERDLVGRCALNVISCEGSDRVERPETYRQWQLRNRQAGLRQLPLYPDIVKVLSDKVRDQYHKDFVIDVDHQWLLQGWKGRILYAMSTWAADDAVNLQSEL; translated from the coding sequence atggccgccgcgccggagccCTTCTCCCCCTCCGTCTTCCTCGACCTGCCCCCTACTCCTCCCCGCCccgacgtcgacggcgaggaCCCGGCGGCCTTGCCGGACGACCTGGTTCTCCCCTACATCTCGCGCATGCTGATGGAGGAGGACATGGACGACGACGAGTTCTTGTACCAGTACCCGGATCACCCCGCGCTGCTCCAGGCCCAGGAGTCATACGCTCAGATCCTCTCTGATGCCGCCGCGACCAACACCAACGGAAGCAGTGGTACCTTCACCCTCTCGCCATCCTCCTCTCATCTCCCCGTGCTCGCCAACGCCACCTGGCCCTACGACCCGCTCGAGCTCACccagctgctcgccgccggtggtgcCACTGCCAACGCCGTCTGCTTGCCCCGCAGCGGAGAGGCCAGCCAGAGCAGAGTGGACATGGACATGCTCAACCAGGCGTTCCTCAAGGGCATGGAAGAGGCCAACAAGTTGTTGCCCACCAGCAACAGCCTCTTCATCTCCATGGAGAACCATGTCACTGCCACAGgccaagtgaagaagaagaataagaaTGGGGCAGTGGATGGAATGCTATTGTTTCAGGGGAGTGGTAATGGCAGGGGCCGCAAGAACAGCCGTCGTGAAGGGGATGACTTGGAGGGCAGGAGCAGCAAGCTGATGGTTCCGGAGCCGGAGGAAACCGGAGAGATGGTCGACAAAATGGTTTTCGATGGGTACATGATGTGTCTAGATAACATGAAGAGCATGCGCATCACCATGGCCGGCGGCACTAAGGCGAACGGGAGCGCAGATGGAGCAGTGGACTTGAGCACATTACTTCTCCATTGCGCGCAGGCTGTGTCCATGGATGACCACGGCAGCGCGGCCCAACTGCTGAGGCGGATCAAGCAGCACTCATCGCCGAGGGGAGACGCTAACCAAAGGCTGGCGTACTGTTTCGCCGAGGGTCTGGAGGCACGGTTAGCAGGAACAGGGAGCCAGTTGCACAGGTCCCTTGTGGCAAAGCGCACCTCTGCCGTGGAATTCCTCAGAGCCTACCAATTGTACCTGGCGGTCTCCTGCTTCAAAATGACAGCGTACAGGTTCTCCAACATGACCATCAGCAAGGCCATCGCCAGAAAGAAGAAGCTGCACATTGTTGATTACGGCGTGCAGTACGGGTGCCAATGGCCGAGTTTGCTAGATTTTTTGGCCAAGACCAAGGATGGGCTGCCGGAGGTGAGGATGACCTGCATCGGCCTCCCTGAGCCTGGGTTCCGTCCAGCGGCACGGATTGAGGAGACAGGGCGCCGGTTGAGCAACTTCGCCACCCAGTGTGGGTTGCCATTCAAGTTCCAGAGTATTGCAGCCAAGTGGGAGACGATCTGTGCTCGTGACCTCAGAGTCGAACCAGATGAGGTACTGGTCGTGAATTGTATCACACATTTTCAGAACTTGATGGATGAGGGTGCTGACATTTGTAGCCCGAGCCCTAGGGACGTGGTGCTCAAAAACATCCAAGAAATGCAGCCGGATGTGTTCATCCTCGCTGTTGTGAATGGCTCATACAATGCGCCCTTCTTCATAACACGGTTCCGAGAGGCACTCTTCTATTACTCGGCAATGTTCGACATGCTGGATGCTACAGCCCCAAGGGACAGTGAGCAGCGTTTGGTGGTTGAGCGTGACCTCGTCGGGCGGTGTGCCCTCAATGTTATCAGCTGCGAAGGCTCCGACAGGGTGGAGCGCCCTGAGACGTATCGGCAGTGGCAGCTGCGAAACCGCCAGGCAGGGCTTAGGCAGCTGCCGTTGTATCCGGATATCGTTAAGGTCTTGAGCGACAAGGTTAGAGATCAGTACCACAAGGACTTTGTCATTGACGTTGATCACCAGTGGCTTCTACAAGGGTGGAAGGGACGCATACTCTATGCCATGTCCACATGGGCTGCAGATGATGCAGTCAATCTTCAATCCGAACTGTAG